The Lasioglossum baleicum unplaced genomic scaffold, iyLasBale1 scaffold0021, whole genome shotgun sequence genome contains a region encoding:
- the LOC143219169 gene encoding uncharacterized protein LOC143219169 isoform X2 yields MYNKCICVYFVTRRTRPEVFLSDLDCKMAPTICLSELPVVRRPTIPCSRRRQRVSSTGAIGKHQRLEFRRIGTSLESRLTPSEKSIWEPECLNESRTPTIVSSSSPNVSARVPADAEEHWKVFLARRKGLLDIVVRTMALVRRNNILQERVNALSAETRDFIHSVLNNPENKCTQHRLDAPNSKNENISSTTEETYSRPSSLPSSPGSTYVSLDDVTSSCSCSERDEQSSDDFSSSEIDE; encoded by the exons ATCTTGATTGCAAAATGGCCCCGACCATTTGTCTATCGGAGCTTCCAGTGGTGAGAAGACCGACGATTCCGTGTTCGCGTAGGCGgcaaagagtttcttcgaccgGAGCCATTGGGAAACATCAGAGGTTGGAATTCAGGAGAATAGGAACGAGCTTGGAATCACGCTTAACACCATCAGAGAAATCAATTTGGGAACCAGAATGTCTCAATGAATCCCGCACCCCGACGATTGTCAGCTCTTCCTCGCCGAATGTTTCTGCTCGAGTTCCGGCGGACGCAGAGGAACATTGGAAGGTGTTTCTCGCGCGGCGGAAAG GTCTTCTGGACATCGTCGTACGAACAATGGCTTTGGTCAGAAGGAACAATATCCTTCAAGAAAGAGTGAACGCACTCAGCGCGGAAACTCGCGATTTCATCCATTCGGTGCTGAACAATCCCGAAAACAAATGCACGCAACACAGACTAGATGCTCCGAATTCCAAGAACGAAAACATTTCATCGACAACGGAGGAAACATATTCCAGACCATCATCTCTTCCATCAAGTCCAGGCTCTACATACGTATCCTTAGATGACGTCACGTCTAGTTGCAGTTGCAGCGAACGGGACGAACAATCCTCCGATGATTTTTCATCGTCCGAAATTGACGAATAG
- the LOC143219169 gene encoding uncharacterized protein LOC143219169 isoform X3, whose product MAPTICLSELPVVRRPTIPCSRRRQRVSSTGAIGKHQRLEFRRIGTSLESRLTPSEKSIWEPECLNESRTPTIVSSSSPNVSARVPADAEEHWKVFLARRKGLLDIVVRTMALVRRNNILQERVNALSAETRDFIHSVLNNPENKCTQHRLDAPNSKNENISSTTEETYSRPSSLPSSPGSTYVSLDDVTSSCSCSERDEQSSDDFSSSEIDE is encoded by the exons ATGGCCCCGACCATTTGTCTATCGGAGCTTCCAGTGGTGAGAAGACCGACGATTCCGTGTTCGCGTAGGCGgcaaagagtttcttcgaccgGAGCCATTGGGAAACATCAGAGGTTGGAATTCAGGAGAATAGGAACGAGCTTGGAATCACGCTTAACACCATCAGAGAAATCAATTTGGGAACCAGAATGTCTCAATGAATCCCGCACCCCGACGATTGTCAGCTCTTCCTCGCCGAATGTTTCTGCTCGAGTTCCGGCGGACGCAGAGGAACATTGGAAGGTGTTTCTCGCGCGGCGGAAAG GTCTTCTGGACATCGTCGTACGAACAATGGCTTTGGTCAGAAGGAACAATATCCTTCAAGAAAGAGTGAACGCACTCAGCGCGGAAACTCGCGATTTCATCCATTCGGTGCTGAACAATCCCGAAAACAAATGCACGCAACACAGACTAGATGCTCCGAATTCCAAGAACGAAAACATTTCATCGACAACGGAGGAAACATATTCCAGACCATCATCTCTTCCATCAAGTCCAGGCTCTACATACGTATCCTTAGATGACGTCACGTCTAGTTGCAGTTGCAGCGAACGGGACGAACAATCCTCCGATGATTTTTCATCGTCCGAAATTGACGAATAG
- the Golgin84 gene encoding golgin A5 — translation MKMAWLSGLADKAENLLNKIDKNTAAVLNKDKYEVSQSQLTEVTWTPPELRFNTQEGTTLKSPSESPKQFPHVRSIPSLSSLATNSIGPKDEELVTFLNTVDSSPIRTAAEVSVSPPTPSSLMVEHPTDTTDSVSELSVHSGHSSPSFMHTSVDVPENFNHNDVNTRNESFYKNDVIHKLNNGVVPEQISGIMLNHEHNIFESQYDITSQSEYEYESRTEMEHVNKPNLSHDKHIRTYLKEVEKNLEEKNELLGKQETDHQKEMIVLNEKLQSLYTERMQLFKQIAELQSALERSRLELNSTRSDLEQHKARALKTLQEKEKLIAELRSNETTGVDDTMFMELNQLRQERDTYREENQQVSEQLRIVREELMNADVKLEKTRQKIAEANIQTQEILTTERRRRLDAEEDARLHSEEIRTLKDDLIRQRNGYSSQLQKSEAEIAKLRLQFSATSTPNSEIESRLASLTQTLVSKQQALESLTTERNALRLQLEKIEHEFRNSRRNISYNTNDIDDTKAQVPTFLMETPFDTGVTRRVKRAYSSLDAISIRTGVFLRRYPLARILVLLYMALLQFWVLVVLLSQSPEAH, via the exons ATGAAGATGGCCTGGTTGTCAGGTCTCGCAGATAAGGCAGAAAATCTGttaaataaaatagataaaaatacCGCAGCAGTATTGAATAAAGATAAATATGAAGTGTCACAGTCTCAACTGACAGAAGTTACATGGACTCCGCCTGAGTTACG TTTTAACACACAGGAAGGAACAACTTTGAAATCTCCCTCGGAATCACCGAAGCAATTTCCTCATGTTCGTTCGATACCAAGTCTTTCTTCGTTAGCCACAAATTCCATTGGACCTAAAGATGAGGAGCTCGTTACCTTTCTAAATACAGTAGATTCAAGTCCAATCAGAACTGCTGCAGAAGTATCAGTGTCACCGCCAACACCTTCGTCCCTTATGGTGGAACATCCAACTGATACTACAGATTCGGTGTCAGAATTATCCGTTCACAGTGGTCACTCGAGTCCCAGCTTTATGCATACATCCGTAGATGTTCCAGAGAATTTCAATCACAATGATGTAAATACAAGGAATGAAAGCTTTTATAAAAACGATGTAATACATAAGCTAAATAATGGCGTAGTACCGGAACAAATCTCAGGAATTATGCTAAACCATG AGCATAATATTTTCGAGAGTCAATATGATATTACATCGCAATCAGAATATGAATACGAATCTAGGACAGAAATGGAGCATGTAAATAAACCAAATTTGTCTCACGACAAGCACATAAGAACATATTTAAAAGAAGTAGAGAAAAACTTGGAGGAGAAAAATGAACTACTTGGAAAACAGGAGACAGACCATCAAAAAGAAATGATCGTGTTAAATGAGAAGTTACAATCTTTGTACACAGAAAGAATGCAGTTGTTTAAGCAAATAGCAGAACTGCAATCTGCTTTAGAAAGAAGTAGATTAGAATTAAATTCCACTAGATCTGATTTAGAACAACACAAAGCTAGAGCTTTGAAAACATTGCAAGAAAAAGAGAAGTTAATAGCAGAATTAAGAAGTAATGAAACTACAGGTGTGGATGATACGATGTTTATGGAACTGAATCAACTAAG ACAAGAACGTGATACATATAGAGAAGAAAATCAACAAGTTTCTGAGCAACTGAGAATAGTTCGAGAAGAATTGATGAACGCTGATGTCAAACTGGAAAAAACCCGACAGAAAATCGCTGAAGCAAATATACAAACTCAAGAAATTCTCACCACAGAAAGACGTCGACGGTTAGATGCAGAAGAAGATGCAAGATTACATTCAGag GAAATAAGGACTCTAAAAGATGACTTAATCAGACAACGTAACGGCTACTCTTCGCAATTGCAAAAAAGTGAAGCTGAAATTGCTAAATTAAGATTGCAATTCTCTGCGACATCGACGCCAAATAGTGAGATAGAATCAAGATTGGCATCTCTAACCCAAACATTGGTTTCAAAGCAGCAAGCACTGGAAAGTTTAACGACTGAAAGAAATGCTTTAAGATTACAGCTGGAAAAGATTGAA CACGAATTCAGAAATAGTCGACGTAACATTTCCTACAATACAAACGATATAGATGATACAAAAGCTCAAGTACCCACATTTTTAATGGAGACTCCCTTTGACACCGGTGTTACTAGAAGAGTAAAACGAGCTTATTCTTCTTTAGATGCGATTAGCATTCGTACGGGAGTATTTTTAAGAAGATATCCTCTTGCAAGAATTCTAGTATTACTTTATATG GCATTACTACAATTTTGGGTGTTGGTAGTCCTTCTATCACAATCACCAGAAGCACATTAG
- the Atpsynb gene encoding ATP synthase subunit b, mitochondrial has product MLSRLAFRNTQALSVAVRGIQSSAPALSDVPRQKRPVHPSPVRHGFIPEEWFTFFYPKTGVTGPYVFLTGVSTYLLSKELYILDHEFYNSISLFSIIIFANYKFGPKIGAYLDQKSKEYIDAYSTGRRCELEGAEQAIKELETEKWRAEAQALIIDARKQNIAMSLEAVYRERLMKLYVEVKKRLDYNAQIDIVERRIAQKHMVQWILSNVLKAITPEQEKANLQQCIKDLESLAAKA; this is encoded by the exons ATGTTGTCACGATTAGCTTTTCGTAATA ctCAAGCACTTTCCGTGGCTGTTCGAGGAATTCAATCCTCAGCGCCAGCGTTATCCGATGTACCACGTCAAAAACGTCCTGTACATCCATCTCCAGTTAGACACGGCTTTATTCCAGAAGAATGGTTCACATTTTTCTACCCTAAAACTGGTGTAACAG gtCCATACGTGTTCTTAACTGGTGTTTCAACGTATCTATTATCCAAAGAGTTATATATTCTGGATCACGAATTTTATAATTCGATCTCCTTATTTTCAATCATCATTTTTGCCAACTATAAATTCGGTCCTAAGATAGGAGCATATTTAGACCAAAAAAGTAAAGAATATATAGATGCATACAGTACTGGAAGACGATGTGAATTGGAGGGTGCGGAGCAGGCGATTAAGGAGCTCGAAACAGAAAAGTGGCGTGCGGAAGCACAAGCTTTAATTATCGATGCTCGAAAACAAAACATTGCTATGTCATTGGAAGCTGTATACAGAGAGCGTTTGATGAAACTTTATGTTGAG GTTAAAAAACGGCTCGACTACAATGCTCAGATAGATATAGTGGAACGCAGAATTGCTCAGAAACATATGGTACAATGGATTCTTAGCAATGTGTTGAAAGCTATTACACCAGAACAAGAAAAAGCTAATTTACAACAATGTATCAAGGATCTCGAGAGTCTTGCCGCGAAAGCGTAA